A part of Deltaproteobacteria bacterium genomic DNA contains:
- the nadA gene encoding quinolinate synthase NadA: MADLPQGQALLDGIQRLRKELDAVILAHYYQDGEIQDLADFVGDSLQLSQQAAKTRAKVIVFCGVHFMAETAKILNPEKQVLLPDLDAGCSLADRCPPDQFAKWLQGYPGHKVVSYINCSAGVKALSDVICTSSNAEKIVNTFPPGTKIVFAPDRHLGAWVEKKTGRELVKWPGFCIVHEQFTERQLQKLKVRHPEAKLIAHPECEASVLAIADFVGSTRGLLEHVKASPAKSFIVATEVGILHLMAKARPDAELIPAPPSSGCNCSICPYMRLNSLEKLYLCMRDRTPEITLPEDLRIRALQPVQRMLELSA, translated from the coding sequence ATGGCCGACCTGCCGCAGGGACAGGCGCTGCTCGACGGAATCCAGCGGCTCCGCAAGGAGCTCGATGCGGTGATCCTCGCCCACTATTACCAGGACGGCGAGATCCAGGATCTGGCGGACTTCGTCGGCGATTCCCTGCAGCTCTCGCAGCAGGCGGCGAAGACGCGAGCCAAGGTGATCGTGTTCTGCGGCGTCCACTTCATGGCGGAGACCGCCAAGATCCTCAATCCCGAGAAGCAGGTGCTGCTTCCCGACCTCGATGCGGGCTGCTCGCTGGCCGATCGCTGCCCGCCGGATCAGTTCGCGAAGTGGCTGCAGGGCTATCCCGGACACAAGGTGGTCAGCTACATCAACTGCTCCGCCGGCGTGAAAGCGCTGAGCGACGTCATCTGCACCTCCAGCAACGCCGAGAAGATCGTCAACACCTTTCCGCCCGGCACGAAGATCGTCTTCGCGCCCGATCGCCATCTCGGCGCGTGGGTGGAGAAGAAGACGGGACGCGAGCTGGTGAAATGGCCGGGGTTCTGCATCGTCCACGAGCAGTTCACCGAGCGGCAGCTGCAGAAGCTCAAGGTGCGGCACCCGGAGGCGAAGCTGATCGCGCATCCGGAATGTGAAGCGAGCGTGCTCGCCATCGCCGATTTCGTCGGCTCGACGCGCGGCCTGCTCGAGCACGTAAAGGCGAGCCCGGCGAAGAGCTTCATCGTCGCGACCGAGGTGGGCATCCTGCACCTGATGGCGAAGGCGCGGCCCGATGCCGAGCTGATTCCGGCGCCTCCGAGCAGCGGCTGCAACTGCAGCATCTGTCCGTACATGCGGCTGAACTCGCTGGAGAAGCTCTACCTCTGCATGCGCGACCGGACGCCGGAGATCACGCTGCCCGAGGACTTGCGGATCCGCGCGCTGCAGCCCGTGCAGCGCATGCTCGAGCTCTCCGCCTGA
- a CDS encoding cold-shock protein — MVTGTVKWFNDAKGFGFIVQDNGGPDVFCHHTAIQADGFRSLAEGQKVEFEVQKGPKGLQAANVRPIA, encoded by the coding sequence ATGGTTACTGGTACAGTGAAATGGTTCAATGATGCGAAGGGGTTCGGGTTCATCGTGCAGGACAACGGAGGCCCGGACGTCTTCTGCCATCACACCGCCATCCAGGCGGACGGCTTCCGCTCCCTGGCCGAGGGGCAGAAGGTCGAGTTCGAGGTGCAGAAGGGACCGAAGGGGCTTCAGGCCGCGAACGTCCGTCCCATCGCGTAA
- the malQ gene encoding 4-alpha-glucanotransferase has product MAFDLSERASGVLLHPTSLPGPHGSGDLGPESHAFARWLRDAGQRWWQMLPVGPIGYGNSPYSAHSAFAGNPLLVNLGHLAEDGLLSPRDLADVSPFPKNRVDYVAVRAFRERHLRTAFATFDKRPRNRTAFEAFSAGNAAWLDDFALYMAIKRSGGGKPWTEWESGLRLRDPATLDRARGALRAEIQEQRFEQFLFDIQWQSLREECRKLGVGLIGDLPIFVAHDSADVWAHRELFHLDPQGNPTVVAGVPPDFFSKTGQRWGNPLYDWDAAERTGFGWWLQRFSQTFARFDAVRLDHFIGFTRYWEVPAGEPTALNGRWRPAPGAKLFEALGPAQLIAEDLGAVTPEVTALRDRFGFPGMRLLQFAFGTDPQAATFLPYNYERNSVAYTGTHDNDTTAAWFHECGSAQRTPEECEKERQNALAYVGVEDGGREIHWHMIRAIWASVANLAIAPVQDLLGLGSDARMNLPGTAEGNWEWRLEALPGPAVMERLRAMTRIYGRSAP; this is encoded by the coding sequence ATGGCCTTCGATCTCAGCGAGCGGGCGAGCGGTGTCCTCCTCCACCCGACCTCCCTGCCCGGCCCGCATGGTTCCGGCGATCTCGGACCCGAGTCGCACGCGTTCGCGCGCTGGCTGCGCGACGCCGGCCAGCGGTGGTGGCAGATGCTTCCGGTGGGCCCCATCGGCTACGGCAATTCGCCGTACAGCGCGCACTCGGCATTCGCCGGCAATCCGCTTCTCGTCAATCTCGGCCATTTGGCGGAAGACGGCCTTCTTTCCCCGCGCGATCTCGCCGATGTGTCCCCCTTCCCGAAGAACCGCGTCGACTACGTGGCGGTGCGCGCCTTTCGCGAGCGACATCTGAGGACCGCATTCGCGACTTTCGACAAGCGCCCGCGCAATCGCACTGCCTTCGAGGCATTCTCCGCGGGCAACGCTGCCTGGCTCGACGATTTCGCTCTCTACATGGCGATCAAGCGCTCCGGCGGCGGAAAGCCGTGGACCGAATGGGAATCGGGCCTGCGCCTGCGCGATCCGGCGACGCTCGACCGCGCCCGCGGAGCGCTGCGCGCGGAAATCCAGGAGCAGCGCTTCGAGCAGTTCCTTTTCGACATCCAGTGGCAATCGCTGCGCGAGGAATGCCGCAAGCTCGGAGTCGGGCTGATCGGCGATCTCCCCATCTTCGTGGCGCACGACAGCGCCGACGTCTGGGCCCATCGGGAGCTGTTCCACCTCGACCCACAGGGAAATCCGACCGTCGTCGCCGGCGTGCCGCCCGACTTCTTCAGCAAGACGGGGCAGCGGTGGGGGAATCCGCTGTACGACTGGGACGCGGCGGAGCGAACAGGTTTCGGCTGGTGGCTACAGCGCTTCTCGCAGACGTTCGCCCGCTTCGATGCGGTGCGCCTCGATCACTTCATCGGTTTCACGCGATACTGGGAGGTGCCCGCCGGAGAGCCGACGGCGCTAAACGGCCGCTGGCGACCGGCGCCGGGAGCGAAGCTCTTCGAAGCGCTCGGACCCGCCCAACTCATCGCCGAGGATCTTGGAGCGGTCACGCCGGAGGTCACGGCGCTGCGCGACCGCTTCGGCTTTCCCGGCATGAGGCTGCTCCAGTTCGCCTTCGGCACCGATCCGCAGGCGGCGACCTTCCTGCCTTACAACTACGAACGAAACTCGGTCGCCTATACGGGCACGCACGACAACGACACGACCGCCGCCTGGTTCCACGAATGCGGCTCCGCTCAACGAACGCCGGAGGAATGCGAGAAGGAACGGCAGAACGCGCTGGCGTATGTGGGCGTCGAGGACGGCGGACGCGAGATCCATTGGCACATGATCCGGGCCATCTGGGCGTCGGTGGCCAATCTCGCGATCGCGCCCGTTCAGGATCTCCTCGGCCTCGGATCGGACGCGCGCATGAACCTGCCCGGGACCGCCGAAGGCAACTGGGAGTGGCGTCTCGAGGCGCTGCCGGGGCCGGCGGTGATGGAGCGCCTTCGCGCGATGACGCGGATCTACGGAAGGAGCGCGCCGTGA